The Tenrec ecaudatus isolate mTenEca1 chromosome 4, mTenEca1.hap1, whole genome shotgun sequence region GTGAAGTGCGGAGGAGGGctctgagggaggaggatgcagagGGAGACAGGAAGAACAGAAGCACTGCGCTCATCGAATCTCCAGCAGTGCCTTCGACAAGCGGGGGGATCCATAGCCCTGGGTGAGAGACGTCAGCTCCAGGATCCACATTGGTTCCCAGCGGGGAGGGTGGGTTCTGAATCCACACTCCCTCTCTGTTTCGAATCCTGGCGATCTGCACTCCCACCTCCTCAGCATGCCTccttcctgtcccccacccctaTCCAGGTCATCCCAGACTGGAAGGAGCAGGAGTGGGACCCCGAGAAGCCTGAGGCCTACGCAGGCATCTTCCACTTCCACTTCTGGCGCTTCGGGGAGTGGGTGGATGTGGTCATTGATGACCAGCTGCCCACGGTCAACAACCAGCTCATCTACTGCCACTCCAACTCCCGCAATGAGTTCTGGTGTGCTCTGGTGGAGAAGGCCTATGCCAAGTAGGTGCCagcgctgggggtgggggcagcactgctggtgGCCCTGCCAGGTCTCCCAGGGCCAGCAAGATGAGAGGCTGGTACAGACTGTGGGCTTCAAGCCTGGCCCCAGGGCACGGCCACCAGCCCATGGAGGGAGGCCCTGGGACACCCATTTCAGATGGGAAGCTCAGGCAGGTGGGGGCTACAGGTGGTCAGGGCCCTGAGGCAGCATACACATTCAGGTCGGGGCTGCTTTCTGTGACCCTACTCCCCCAGACTGCTATGAGCCTACTCGGGGACTCTGGGCTCTTGTCTGGGTAGTGCAGGCGAAACGTGCCGAGCCTCCTCCCCAAGTCTACCCACCTAGCTGTCGGCCTCCCCTGCCTTTGCTGACCCCCCTCTTGCTCTGGGCCAGAGCTTTGTCTTGAATGGACACAAGCAGACGTTTCTGAGTTGTACATGACTTCTGCGGAGGAGTCTGCCCAGCACCTGTAGGATAGGAGGACCCGTGGGGGTAAAGACCAACTCAGGTGATGTGGGGGGACAGACACCACACCCCATCTTTCTTTCCAGCCCCATAGGTCCATGTTCcaaagaacgtgtgtgtgtgtgtgtgtgtgtgtgtgtgtgtgtgtgtgtgagagagagagagagagagagagagagagaggaaaaacacGCTAACATCACAAACCAACCAAGAACACAGGGCTGGCAGGTTTAATCTGGGAAGTGAAGCTCGCCCCCCTGGTGGTCACCGACTTCCCGCCCAGGTGgcagccctccctcccttccctccctccctccttactcccaCCCCCGCCAGAGGGTGGTCACAGTCTTTTTGACtttcatttactttttaaatgGTAAAATGAACTCCTATCTGTTGTCAAACATTCAGAAACATGCGGAGAAGATGCTCCagccttccccatctcttcagatcCCTTTAGACCCTCCCCAGTGGGGCCATCGGAGGGCAGTGGGCCTCAGTTCAGGACCATCATGACCCTTTTCTGCCGAGGTCTCCGCCTATTCCGTCTCAATTCCCTGCCCCTTCGGCTCTGTCACCCCCCCAAgactccccctccctccagccaGCTCTGGCTgatgcatctttgtgtgtgtgtgtgtgtgtgtgttgtgtgtgtgtgtgggggggcagttTGCAAAGCCTGGGCCATTGTTGGGCATAGACACACGCTAAACAGCTGCTCACTTGCCTGTTCCCTCAGCACTCTGACTTTTCCTCCTGGTGCGTCTCCAGCTCCTGCTGTGTGATTTTTGCCCTCTCCCCACacgatggggtgccctagcaggtcACCCTCCGTCCCTCCAGCCCTTCCGAGCACCTGACCTGGTGCCACCAAGGCTTCCTGTGTCCTCAGAGATGATGTGCTAATGCATGGACTTTTCAGCCGTGAAGCGGCTGTCAGTGTGCTGCCTTGCAAACACATGCAACGCTGTCAGCCTAATCCTCGGGCAGAGCGCAGGCGCAGCATTCTTTCCCAAGACCAGttctctgttgttcattccaTAGCTTGGTTGTTTCCAAGGCTACAGTGTTACAAATGGTGCTGCATGCTCAGAGTCAACAGGCCAAAAAGATGCcggcattttcaaagcattcccaAAGAATTACTAGGTGTTGGATGAGCTGGTCCCCCGGGGTGGAGGGCTGTTGGAGGGGGCAATGGTGGGTGTGGTTCGGTGGGGCCCCGGCTGGCCTGTGAGCCAGAGACTCAGGTTCTAGCCTAGGTCTGAGCAGTTGCCTGgcctctctgagtcagaaatcTCCCCTATAAGGTGAAGGCTCTAGACTGGCAGGGAGGATGGATTAAGAATTGTTTCCACCATACTTCTCCCCAGGCTGGCGGGCTGCTACCAAGCTCTGGATGGAGGCAACACTGCGGATGCCCTGGTAGACTTCACAGGGGGCGTTTCTGAGCCCATCGACCTGACCGAGGGGGACCTGGCCACCGACGAGGCCAAGAGGAACCAGCTCTTTGAGCGTGTGCTGAAGGTGCACAGCCGGGGTGGCCTCATCAGTGCCTCCATCAAGGTGCGCACCCCGAGCTGGCCCTCAGGGGCATTCTCCCTGTCCCCAGCCTGCACATGCCAGGCTGAGTCCCAGCCAAGGCTCATATATCCAGACACCAGGCCCCTGCCACCACCCCGCCCCACTGCATTTCCAGCCCTCTCATACTGGGGTGATGGGTGTCTGTGGGCCCCTCAGTCAAGGTgtgaggctttggaagcccaagggcaGTTGGGAGAGGAAACAGAACCTCTGCTACAGGCTGGCCCGAGACCCCGGCTTCATTCATGACCGTGTGGgggatgagaaagatgaggctcagtgAAGGCAGAGTTTGAGGCCAGGCCTGACTGGCCCTGTGGCGTGCCGGCAGGCCAGCTGTCCGGTGGGGCAGCCCCGGGTACAGCAGGTACAGGTACTGATTcctgtggcctggtgggtgtgcaTTGAGCTACTGACCACAAGGAGGGCGGTTTGAGGCCATCGTCCTGGGAGAAcgacgaggctctctgctgtgGTGCAGAGTTCTAGCCAAGGGAACCCAAAGGGGAGCTCTGCTCAGCCCTCAGGGAGTTtctgtgactcgatggcagtgaggtggtgtgttgttttgctttctggtGACACACGTGCTTCCACCACGGCTGCCAACCCTGTTAGAAAAAATGCCTGAATATTTACCGAGCTATGGAGCCAGGGCCAGCCAGCCCCAGCACACCACTGGGCCTACCCACCTGCTTCTGGGACCTCAGAGAGACCCTGTTCCCTGTGCCCTGTGCTGTAGGGGGGAGTGTTGCCCACAGCTTGCCCACCTCCCCCTGCTTTGGGTTCCACCCGGCCGAGCCCTGCCCGTGTCCCCCTGGCAGGCAGTGACAGCCGCTGACATGGAGGCCCGCCTGGCCTGTGGCCTGGTGAAGGGCCACGCGTATGCCGTCACCGATGTGCGCAAAGTTCGCCTGGGCCACGGCCTGCTGGCCTTCTTCAAGTCGGAGAAGCTGGACATGATCCGCCTGCGTAACCCGTGGGGCGAGAGGGAGTGGACCGGGCCCTGGAGTGACACGTGAGTCCTGGCTCTGGGCAAgctaggcctgtggccccccggGTGGGCTTGTTCAGCGGAGGCAGGCTTCCTGCAGGAAGTGGCCCCGCCTGGAGCTGGGTCCTGAAGGATTTGGCGGGGAGGGCAGTCATAGGAAGAAAGGTGGGAGACTTCCCCAGAGCAGGTGTGTGGGCCATGAATCGGCGTGGGTGGAGGGCTGAGGCAGGGTGCCTTCACTCCTGCGGGGACATGAAGAGAGGGGTACGTGTATGGACTGGAATGGAACCCCTTCTGCAGGctggcccaggcccagggctccattGTGCTCTGTGCTCAGCTCATGACCTGGGTGAGGTAGAAGTGACAGAAGCCCAGGTCCTCTACCTTAGGAGAGGAGTCATGTCCCTTTCCCCCCTGCTGACATGGGGCTGCTCTGAGGGGGTGGTGCCCCAAACTGCATAGATGGAGGCCTGGGCCTAGCTGCCCCTGGCGCCTCCTCACCCTGGCCCAGGTGGTGCTGGCAGTGCCCTTCCTCTCACCacgcctctccccccccccccccagctccgaGGAGTGGCAGAAAGTGAGCAAGAGCGAGCGGGAGAAGATAGGTGTGACCGTGCAGGACGATGGCGAGTTCTGGTAAGTGAGCGGCCCGCTCGCTGGGCATCTCGGGCTGAGGGAGGAGAAGCCCCAGTCTGGGAAGCCCCTCGCCAGGATTCAGGACAGTCAGAAGTCAGAGGGGGGACCCAGAGCCCTAGCAATGCACCGTCACCAACTTGCTGTGTGTCCTTGAACATGTCACACCATGTCCCTGAGCCTCAGTTCCCGGCTCCGCAAGGGGAGATGGGCAGGAATGGGCTCTCACCCTCTCAGTCCTTTCTGGCCCTTGATGGGCCAGACAGAACCCTTGACAGGGAAGCCAGGATGCTGGTAGGCCGGAAGGGGCCCAAGGGTCATTGTGGCAGCCTCATGCCCAGCTAGGAGTAGGCGAGGAGGAGGGTCCCTGAGggagatacccaccttcctgctcCTGGGTGAGCAAGAAGAGGGACCTGGCCCCGAGGAGAGAGCGCATGTGTGAGATTGGGAGGGAAAACCTCAGGGAGTACGTGGATGGGGTGGGCTCAGACGTGGGCAGAGCTTAGCTTGAAGCGCCTGCCAATCATGCCGCCTCCATTGGTGCATCCCTGCACTCTGGCTTCACTCAGCCTGCACTGAACTGGCTCCGTGTTGGTCCTCGGCAGCAGATGACACGGTGACTCCCGGAGGGACAGGGGCATCCTGTGTCTGGTGGCAGTGATCCTGGCCCTCCCAGAGGTGGCAGGGGAGccacctcaacaacaacaacaacaaataccatTAAAATccgcagggccttcctctgtggAAACGGCCTTCCTGAGGCCTCTCTCACAGGTTTGCACGTAATCGACTCCTCCCTCGCCCACGCTCCAGGACATGTGATCCTCACAGTGACCCACGTGACCCCCTGGCCTGAGGAGGCGGGACACCTACCGAGGGGCTCACCACTACCGTGGGAGATAGTGGACAGCGATGTGCGTCATGCCGCTGTTGTTGATACAgcctcggagccctggtggtgcagcggctaCGTTTGGGGCTGCTGtccggaaggtcagcagtttgaaaccaccagccgttctgcgagagaaagacgaggctctcgacGCCCgttgagagttacagtctcaggcacCTTCCATGCCCCCttgcagggccactgtgagtcggttTTGACTCTCTGGCAGTGCGAGCAGCCAGCCTTTGCCCGGTGCTTCCTGTCGGTGGGAAGTTGTAGTAGAGCTTCTGCAGTCTGATTCGGCCACTGTGAGACGCAGCCATTCGGAGGAGGAGACCAGACCGGAGGACGGTCTCGGTCCCACGTGTGAGCCCCGGTGCAGGGCGTGCAGCAGCAGGGTGACAGGTGGGCTGGGCGCCCGCTCCACTCAGTTCCTTCCCTTGGCTAGGATGACCTTCGAGGACATGTGCCGGTATTTCACCGACATCATCAAGTGCCGCCTGATCAACACGTCGTACCTGAGCATCCACAAGACGTGGGAGGAGGTGCAGCTGCGGGGGGCCTGGACGCAGCACGAGGACCCTCAGCTGAACCGCAGCGGGGGCTGCATCAACCACAAGGACACCTTCTTCCAGAACCCACAGGTGGGCTCACACCTGGGACCCGCCTCCCTTGCGGGGCATCTGTGAAGTGGGGGTGGTGCGAGTGTCAGTCCGCCCCTGCGTGGTCATAGGGCCCCCTAACCCCCCCTGACCtgcaggtggggaaactgaggctgaaaGGAGCTAAGGAGTATTTTAGCCAGAAGTACGTGCCATTGAGAAGTCGGttggtgttagtccaggtagactagagaaacaaatccggagacacttgtgtgtgtgtgtgtgtgtgtgtgtgtaggagagacctttatatcaaagagcaattgtacattaagaaaacattcagcccagtccagatcaagtccataagtctgatatcaccccagatgtcaatactagtccataaatttctctttagactcacacagccgtgcagtgatgctgaatacgggaagatcacaggctagtgggtggaaagtcttgtggatccagtggtagtggaagcatctcagcactggcatgggtttccacatggcccctccagttccagggctctggctgcaccagtgtagctccatgtggcttgtcagcaggaagacaagcagagcatgtcttctgcctccagggaggagtagaggaagacaggagttccgagaatcctcaggagaaggccatgcccatgcagaggcctcatgggctatgacctgattgacaggctagactccacccctttgcaagttgacaggagatgatgtcactgtCTCAGTTGGAGACCCGCACCCCATTGTTCCACGTTAACTAGTCCTGCTTTTTAACCTGGGGACCTGGGCCTGACTGGGCTCCCCCACCGGGATTCCTCCCCTGAGGCTTTCTGGGGTTTTGAGTTGTGGCAGCTCTTGAGGCCCCAGCCTGAGTGGGAGGGCAGACTGGGGTGGCCTTGTTGAGCTCACCGGAGTCCCAGCTCACACAGGGACCGAGTTGTCAGCCCGCAGCGGGGTGGGGCTCTGAGGGACGTGGCTCCTGGGGTGGGTCTGAGCTCACAGCCTAGTGTCTGCTGCCCACACCCACAGTACATCTTTGATGTCAAGAAGCCCGAGGACGAGGTGCTGATCTGCATCCAGCAGCAGCCGAAGCGCTCCACCCGCCGGGAAGGCAAGGGCAAGAACCTGGCCATCGGCTTCGACATCTACAAGGTGAGGCTGTGAGGAAGGGCCAGGCCCTGCGGGGACACCCTGGAGCAGGGATGCGGGCCTCCTGAGAAATTCTCCATCGACACCGGCGAACAAATGTCACACACCTCACCAGAGAGCAGGAGCTTCAGCCACCACATGGGGCATGGGTTCATTGAACATCTGACCAAACACAGcaggttaattaaaaaaaaaatcattttattgggggctcgtacaactctcatcacaatccatacatacactcaTTGTAtgttaaacacatttgtacatttgtttccctcattattctcaaaacatttgctttctacttaagcccttggtatcagctccgcatttttcccctccctccccatccccgctcatgaacccttgatcatttataaattattattttgtcatatcttacactgtctgctgtctcctttcacccgctTTCCTgtagtccgtcccccagggaggaggttttaggtagatccttctaatcggttccccctctctaccctatcctccctccaccctcccagtatcaccactctcaccactggtcctgaaggaatcatctgttctggatttcctgtgtttccagttcctatctgtaccagtgtacatcctctggtctagccagatttgtatggtagaattgggatcatgatagtgggggtgggggtggaggggaggaagcattaaagaactagaggaaagttgtatgtttcattgttgctacactgcatcctgactggctcatctcctccccttgacccttctgaaatggggatgtccagttgcctatagatgggctttgggtccccaatctgtactccccatcatttacaatgatatgatttttgttctttgatacaggTCATTTTTTCTGTGACCCATGAAGGCCATTAAaagtatccaaatggcccttgacaGTAAAGTGCTGTACCCCTATTCTAGAGCACCCTGGTCACCCTGCACTCTGCGTGCCTGCTGAAGCTGTGAGGTGCTGGGATGCCCACGGAGGAGCTCACGGCTTGCCTTCtttctgctccccccacccccagctgtgtAGTGGGtgaggaaggaaggtggggtctgCTGGAGCCAGTGGCCCCTGGGAGGACCTGGGTGTCAGAGGGGCTCCCTGGCTTCCCTCTCTCCCAAggctctggggctctctaagctccACAGTCCTCAGGAAGCCCCACTGGCCTTGCTGGGCATGAAGCCAGGGCGCCCCTCAGCAGAGCCAGATGGGTTCACCCATGCCTGCTCCCTCGGGCCTGGGACTGAGTGAAGCCTTCCACGCGTGTGCTGAAGACCTGGCAAAGCAGTGACAGGTACTCCCAGGACTCCAGCTATTTAATGAAGCCTGGGGACGCACTCAGAGAGCTCCAGGAGCACggtggtcacacattgggctgctgactgcaaagtcagcggttcgaaacccccagcctctcttcaagagaaagatggcgctttctatttctgtcaagagttgcggtctcggaaacccacaggggcaggtctgccctgtcctgtagggtcgctctgagcggGCATGGACTTGGCGGCCTGGTGGATgaattgagtctctgacacttgaGGACAGGAACATCATGTGCTGACAAGctgttcccctcactgtgctgagACACTCATTGCATGCTGATGGGCTGTGACACTTGGCTGTGGCTTTGACATTTCATGACCTTCAGTAATGCGACTGTAGCTTATCTTTGCACCATCTAGCCCGTCCAGATGGCAGCGATGCCCTTTCATGAATATGTGCTGTGACTTGAACAGATCATGACTCTTGGTTCTGTGTGACACTCAGGACCTATGACATTGTCACCAGAGGGATCCCATCTTCTTTGTTAAGCCAACTTCATTGAACATAATGCTCATGCCATATAACCTGTGCATTTTAGTGTGCACGATTCTGTGGCTGTGAAAAGTTCATGGGCAGTGGAGTTGAAAGAACACTAAACATTCAAGCCCCTTCATACATTCACAGAGGCGCGCGCCCATCACTACAGTGAAAGTGTGTACTGAGTTTgagactgctcactgcaaggcggacagttcaaacccagcaactgctccccagggagaaagacgaggctgtctgcttctgtaaaggtttcgTCCCAGAAACCCTGAgaagcagttgtactctgtcttgcagggctgctgtaagtcagcattgacttgatggtggtggtttttaaatcACTTCAAAAGAAATCCCAGACCCTCCAAGGTCACAGCCATTCTCCCTGATCTCTGACCCCGTCTTAGTCCTcgttcatggccatcaagtcaatgctgacacatcgcaacgccctgtgggttcccaagaccttcactgttcacaggagtagaaaacccagtctctcttctacagagcagctggtggttttgaactctgaaccatgcagatggcagcccggcgagtaaccactaccccaccagggccgtGCTCTGGTCAACAGCGACAGTCTCGGGAACCTGCAGGGTTGCTAGCAGTCAGCATTGCCTGGATGGCAGGGAGCATGCTCTCAGCCCTAGGCAACCACTAATCTCCTTGTCACATTGACtgagtgccctatcctgagcatgCTGTGTAAGTGGACCTGTTACTCTAGGCGTGGTGGTGAGAGCGAGGAGTGGGCTGGGCTGGAGCAGAGGCGCCGGTACCGTGCGGCCAGCCCTCCGCTCCCCCTGCAGGTGGAGGAGAACCGCCAGTACCGGATGCACAGCCTGCAGCACAAGGCCGCCAGCTCCATCTACATCAACTCGCGCAGCGTCTTCCTGCGCACTGACCAGCCCGAGGGCCACTACGTCATCATTCCCACCACCTTCGACCCCGGCCACACGGGCGAGTTCCTGCTCCGGGTCTTCACTGATGTGCCCTCCAACTGCCGGTGCGAGGGGACGCCTTGGGACGGGTGGGGGGGTgctggggggaggcagggggtggAGCTACGACCATGAGGGCCAACCTGGACTGGGCCGACCTGTTAGGGTCTGCCCAGGGCTCTCTGACCAGGCCAGGCTTCTAGCCTCCCGGGCGGACACCTGATCATCtcgttcccctcccttcccccagcttGCCTTGGCCAGGACCAGCCGCTTCTGTGTGTGttaaaaaacaaatccaaaaaaaCCTCCAAACTCCTGCCACGGAGTAGatcctgactcttagtgaccccgtaggacagggtagaactgcccctgtgagtttccaagactgtaactctttataggagtagaaagccttgtctttcacccacagggcagctggtgatttcgaactgctgaccttgtggttaacagcccagggaGCAACCCACTGGGCCCCCAGGGCCCCTTTCTGTGTGCGTCAGACGTAGCTCTTGGGGAAGAAGCTTTTTCCTCCTTTTGTGTCCTCTTCCCTGCACCCCTGAGTGGGAGGCCCAGCACCCCAGTTGACAGATCCGCATTCAGGGTCCACTAACAGTGAACTGAGACCATGCAGCTGGCTGTACCCCGCCTGATTGCACACCCCCGCTGCCCCATAGGTAGCTGCTGAAACCAGCCCCACCCCAGGCCCTGTGCAGCCCCCATTCCATGTCCCCGGAAGGGCAGGGTGGGCCCTGCTTTCCACCAGACCTGGGAGACAGTTCGTGGTGTGATGGCAAGACCCTTCCCTGGCTGAGACTCatgcttcctcatctgtaaagggGGCTTATTCAGTGGCTTATTCGCTCCTGGGCTGTGGAGATTAGAAATCCACCTGTCCACGTCCAGCCCCAGGGGGGCTCGGCGCAGAGGATGTACTAACTGGTAGGGTGATTTTCCCTTGGGGGATCATGAGGGGtgctcagggagggagggagcagttggcagCCCTTGGGGGTCTTCTGTGGTCAGGGCCCACCTGTGGATGTGAGATCTCAGGACAAatgctcctctccccaccccgcaCGGAGCCCCTCCTTACCACCCTCTCCCCTCGTCCAGGGAGCTGCGCCTGGAcgccccaccccactcctgctGGAGCTCCCTGTGTGGCTACCCCCAGCTGGTGACCCAGGTGCACGTCCTGGGGGCTGCTGGCCTGAAGGACTCCCCGACAGGTGAGCTCGCACTGGCCCAGGTGCAGAAAGCCCCCTCTCTCCTTGGGCCCCGAGCCCTCTTGTCCTCCTGAGATCCAGCACATACCAGTTGATGCTTGAGGTCCTGGTCTCAGGGACCTCCATgccaggaggggtggggggaggagggccaTGGAGGGGGTCAGCTACAACCAAACACCTGAGAGGAGGGCTCAGGGGAGGTTTCCTGGAGGTGGTGGCCAATTCCAGGctgaggagaggaagggaaggcTGTGTGGACAAACGCCTGGATGACCAACGCCTGGATGACCAGTCGGTTAGGCCTGCAGTTTCCTTGTCTCTGGGAGGTAGGAGCCCCTGAGAGGGGATAGGCTCTGGTCTCCTGAAGCTCAGAGGGGCATCTCACGGCCCACACATCTGTCCCCTTGGGGCTCTGCTCCAGCCACCCTCAGTGCATTGCCCACTCCCTCCTCTAGGGGCGAACTCTTATGTGATCATCAAATGCGAGGGGGACAAGGTCCGATCGGCCGTGCAGAAAGGCACCTCGACCCCTGAGTATGACGTGAAGGGTGTCTTCTACCGCAAGAAGCCGGGCCAACCCCTCACCATCCAGGTGAGCCCACTTGTTGGCACGCACCCCTCCTGGACCCCAGTCCGAACTGGCCCTGCTGGAGAGCGGGGCCTTTGGAGGACCCAGGACATGGGTTCCGGTTCTGGTTCTGGCTCCACCCCCGACTCATACCTTGGGAATTCTCTTGCCTGTTCCACTAGTGAGGTGGGTGAGTTGGGTCCCCCAAACTCTCGAGCCCCAACTGGACCAGTGTCCTCGTACTTGTCCCTCCGATGCCCCTGGAGGGGCTTGTGTAGGAAAGCTGCCCCTGAGGCAGCGTGTGGTTGACTGCCATCCTCCAGGGCCTGGAGCAGGGAGCCTGGTAGACTGCGTGCAGATGGGGACCTGAGCTCACCAGTGGGGGGGCCTCAGTCCCCTGGTCCCAGGCCAGCTTCTCTCTGGGGAATCCATCTGGGTACCCCTACTCCAGGAGCCCCTGTAGAGTGGCCTCATTTTCTTAACACCCAGTCCCCTGAGATCCCATCCTCACTACACATGGGGCATCCTGTGCTCAAGGGCCACCAAGGTCAGGAGCAGGACGGCCAAGGCCCCAAGGCAAGCTGGGAGCCTCCCTTTCCTCCGCCAACCTGACTCTGGGGGACAGGTACAGGGCCCTGCCATACCCCTCCCAGGCACAGGGCTCGGGCCTGAAGTGGCCACTTccacagttctctgcttcctcccagATCTGGAACCACCGAGTCCTGAAGGATGAGTttctgggccaggtgcacctgaaGGCTGACCCCGATGACTTGCAGGCCCTGCACACCCTCCACCTCCGAGACCGCAGCAGCCGCCAGCCCAGCGACCTGCCCGGCACCATTGCAGTGTGCGTGCTCAGCAGTGCCTCACTCATGGCCATCTGAGACCCGCCCACTGCCCACCCACCTGCTGCATGTCACCTGAGGCCAGTGACTAGCCAGAgtgccctgggcctgggccatcTCCCTGGCTCCCCCTTTGACTCACCATGTGACCTGGGGAGGGAcctgccttcctccctccctcccgcggGCTTCCATGGAGGGCCTTCCAGCCTAAGATTTAAATGGTCCTCACCTCCCCCCAACTGTCCCGTCTGTGAAGGGACTGTATCCGTGGAGAATATCTACCCATGCCCTGCTGTCTGCCAATGGAGT contains the following coding sequences:
- the CAPN5 gene encoding calpain-5; the encoded protein is MFSCVTPYEGQSYSSLKRTCLRKKVLFEDPHFPATDDSLYYNSTSRPTVKWKRPKDICEDPRLFVDGISSHDLHQGQVGNCWFVAACSSLASRESLWQKVIPDWKEQEWDPEKPEAYAGIFHFHFWRFGEWVDVVIDDQLPTVNNQLIYCHSNSRNEFWCALVEKAYAKLAGCYQALDGGNTADALVDFTGGVSEPIDLTEGDLATDEAKRNQLFERVLKVHSRGGLISASIKAVTAADMEARLACGLVKGHAYAVTDVRKVRLGHGLLAFFKSEKLDMIRLRNPWGEREWTGPWSDTSEEWQKVSKSEREKIGVTVQDDGEFWMTFEDMCRYFTDIIKCRLINTSYLSIHKTWEEVQLRGAWTQHEDPQLNRSGGCINHKDTFFQNPQYIFDVKKPEDEVLICIQQQPKRSTRREGKGKNLAIGFDIYKVEENRQYRMHSLQHKAASSIYINSRSVFLRTDQPEGHYVIIPTTFDPGHTGEFLLRVFTDVPSNCRELRLDAPPHSCWSSLCGYPQLVTQVHVLGAAGLKDSPTGANSYVIIKCEGDKVRSAVQKGTSTPEYDVKGVFYRKKPGQPLTIQIWNHRVLKDEFLGQVHLKADPDDLQALHTLHLRDRSSRQPSDLPGTIAVCVLSSASLMAI